From a region of the Apibacter sp. B3706 genome:
- a CDS encoding Pr6Pr family membrane protein: MRIFFNLILIFLVFFSIGTETYNYVYGEIHPSILNEKSKFNRLIYYYSYFTVQSNIAVGISSLFLLFKPDYSKKWFRILRIDGIICIVITCIVYNLMLRHDHNVKGIMRFTNEALHVFIPFLAVLYWLLYGPRKLLDKKTTFFAIIPPLIYVIYIFIRGHFTNMYPYPFLDADEIGLLQALLNTGTIVLLFLFLEFILIYIDNLLIKKDQS; encoded by the coding sequence ATGAGAATATTTTTTAATTTAATACTTATTTTTTTGGTGTTTTTCAGTATTGGTACAGAAACCTATAATTACGTCTACGGTGAAATACATCCATCGATCTTAAATGAAAAATCCAAATTCAATCGATTGATTTATTATTACAGCTATTTTACTGTTCAATCTAATATTGCGGTTGGTATTAGCTCTTTATTCTTGCTTTTCAAACCTGATTATTCTAAAAAATGGTTTCGCATTTTAAGAATAGACGGTATTATTTGTATAGTTATTACATGCATCGTTTATAATTTAATGCTCAGGCATGATCATAATGTAAAAGGTATTATGCGATTTACCAATGAAGCTTTGCATGTATTCATACCTTTTTTGGCTGTATTGTATTGGTTATTATACGGTCCTAGAAAATTATTAGATAAAAAAACTACTTTTTTTGCAATTATTCCTCCTTTAATTTATGTTATATATATTTTTATAAGAGGTCATTTCACCAATATGTATCCTTATCCATTTTTGGACGCCGATGAAATAGGCTTACTACAAGCTTTATTGAATACCGGGACTATTGTGTTGTTATTTTTATTTCTAGAATTTATCCTTATTTATATAGATAATTTATTGATAAAAAAGGATCAATCTTAA